In the Malania oleifera isolate guangnan ecotype guangnan chromosome 1, ASM2987363v1, whole genome shotgun sequence genome, one interval contains:
- the LOC131165834 gene encoding uncharacterized protein LOC131165834 isoform X3 — protein MATFAPVSPWIPEDDLLLKNAVEAGASLEALAKGAVRFSRRFTLQELQDRWYSLLYDPDISAEASAHMVGFDLSAANPFFKSNVSGKSREGAEISKKRKIESVRNQYYAMRKKIHRKIFNSTELGFLPAPNIHDCISDIDGCAECVPLDTHPPVGTCSLEDHISNHYGMQETGPDFLHHPLPQISGDLTVATSINVAANEMHSEQDNTSNGILRRDCLFEFPEDISSLPLKEPVGNDGGHSFDQKSAYKRVPNIIEDNLIEFRKCSIAEEIGHSQALPDRNLFKMDDSGEKPSSSLHSINENMGKSCCGYERSDQFSSPVSDGMPLWKTMEDVSAPVMPINARLRDKAADKEGTFTLSGEDDGKNIHLSGDKIIQPGTMLGDGRNGVGLNSSTAILDSDFGDLPESLLNFENGDDPLLIELNGKDKTNDSFLLCSPNNAHEGDIPDVSEHKAFAVLNSSFPIRGDACPTDSIADVSFPPSRDQLNCYSSVVNVSPSTFVPDSHSPELHDGVIHCTLNSEDPDIPCNDGIFLPAQVTASFASSMTQPTTSASNRKDVGHGEVLKKERENPAQSCRDSQKAGPSALPDIGPDHLHGSEVRYGLSTHSDLAMGSRYAKNNHRDPIKYSATQATQKSTTCGGLETIKESFEEMAAPAAIREHLLLHPESVSSKMAFPEPEVNPLMSDQEEYESDGDIPYFSDIEAMILDMDLGPYEQDPSISREVARFHEEDARRMVMRLEQCAHSSLQRAIASQGAFAVLYGRHVKHYIKKAEVTLGRATGEIDVDIDLGREGRANKISRRQAIIKLDRDGSFLLKNLGKSSIFVNGKEVGSGQLLILCSNCLIEKLSTMGT, from the exons ATGGCGACCTTCGCTCCGGTTTCTCCGTGGATTCCCGAAGACGACCTCCTATTGAAGAATGCCGTCGAG GCCGGTGCTTCCTTGGAAGCGCTTGCAAAAGGTGCAGTTCGATTTTCACGCAGATTCACTCTTCAAGAACTACAAGATCGATGGTATTCTCTCCTCTATGATCCTGACATTTCTGCTGAAGCCTCTGCCCACATGGTTGGGTTTGACCTTTCTGCAGCTAATCCATTTTTTAAGTCTAATGTATCTGGAAAATCTAGAGAAGGTGCAGAGATCtctaagaaaagaaaaattgaaagtgTTCGCAATCAGTATTATGCCATGAGGAAGAAAATTCACCGCAAGATTTTTAACTCTACTGAACTAGGTTTTCTTCCTGCGCCAAATATTCATGACTGCATTAGTGATATAGATGGTTGTGCAGAGTGTGTACCATTGGATACCCATCCTCCAGTTGGAACTTGTTCACTTGAAGATCATATCTCAAACCATTATGGAATGCAGGAGACAGGTCCTGATTTCCTGCATCATCCTCTTCCACAGATCAGTGGGGACCTTACTGTTGCAACTTCTATTAATGTTGCTGCCAATGAAATGCATTCTGAACAAGATAATACTTCAAATGGAATCTTGAGGAGGGATTGTTTATTTGAATTTCCTGAAGATATTTCATCCTTGCCACTCAAAGAACCAGTAGGAAATGATGGCGGGCATTCTTTTGACCAGAAAAGTGCTTATAAAAGAGTTCCTAATATCATAGAAGATAATTTAATAGAATTTAGAAAATGCTCCATTGCTGAGGAAATTGGACACTCACAAGCACTGCCTGATAGAAACCTGTTCAAAATGGATGATTCTGGGGAAAAACCATCGTCTTCTTTGCATTCAATAAATGAAAACATGGGAAAATCTTGCTGTGGATATGAAAGGAGTGATCAGTTCAGTTCCCCTGTTTCAGACGGCATGCCTCTTTGGAAAACTATGGAGGATGTGTCGGCACCTGTTATGCCAATCAATGCCCGGCTCAGAGATAAAGCTGCAGACAAGGAAGGAACATTCACACTTTCTGGGGAAGATGATGGTAAGAATATACATTTGTCTGGTGATAAGATTATCCAACCAGGGACCATGTTGGGAGATGGACGTAATGGTGTTGGGTTAAATAGTTCAACTGCTATTTTAGACAGTGATTTTGGAGATCTTCCAGAGTCCCTCTTGAACTTTGAGAATGGGGATGATCCTCTCTTGATTGAGttaaatgggaaagacaagaCGAATGATTCATTTCTGTTGTGTTCTCCTAACAATGCTCATGAAGGTGATATACCTGATGTTAGTGAACATAAGGCATTTGCAGTGTTAAATTCGTCTTTTCCAATTCGTGGTGATGCATGTCCCACGGATTCTATTGCTGACGTGTCATTTCCACCTTCTCGTGATCAGCTTAATTGTTATAGTTCAGTAGTTAATGTTTCACCATCTACATTTGTGCCCGATTCTCATTCTCCTGAACTTCATGATGGAGTTATTCACTGCACATTGAACTCAGAGGACCCTGACATCCCATGCAATGATGGTATTTTCTTACCTGCACAGGTAACTGCATCCTTTGCTTCTTCCATGACACAACCAACAACGTCTGCTTCTAATAGAAAAGATGTGGGGCATGGTGAAGTCttgaaaaaagaaagagaaaatccTGCTCAGTCTTGTAGGGATTCACAAAAGGCAGGACCTAGTGCCCTGCCAGACATTGGTCCCGACCACCTACATGGTTCTGAAGTCAGGTATGGCTTGTCTACTCATAGTGACCTGGCTATGGGCTCCAGATATGCAAAAAACAACCATAGAGATCCAATTAAATACAGTGCAACCCAAGCAACTCAAAAATCCACCACATGTGGAGGTCTGGAGACTATTAAAGAAAGTTTTGAG GAAATGGCTGCGCCGGCTGCAATTAGGGAACATCTTCTATTACATCCAGAATCAGTTTCCAGCAAGATGGCTTTTCCAGAACCAGAAGTAAACCCCTTGATGTCGGATCAGGAAGAATATGAGAGTGATGGTGACATTCCTTATTTCTCTGATATCGAAGCTATG ATTCTTGACATGGATTTAGGTCCGTATGAGCAAGACCCGAGTATTTCTAGGGAAG TTGCAAGGTTTCATGAAGAAGATGCTAGGAGAATGGTCATGAGGCTAGAACAGTGTGCTCATTCTTCTTTGCAAAGAGCAATTGCATCTCAAGGTGCATTTGCCGTCTTATATGGTCGCCATGTAAAGCATTATATTAAGAAAGCTGAG GTCACTCTCGGCAGAGCAACAGGTGAGATTGATGTTGATATTGACCTGGGACGAGAAGGCCGCGCGAACAAAATTTCTAGACGGCAG GCGATTATCAAATTGGACAGAGATGGGTCTTTCTTGTTGAAAAACCTTGGGAAGAGTTCAATCTTTGTGAATGGTAAAGAAGTTGGTTCCGGACAGCTGCTGATTCTCTGCTCAAATTGTTTGATTGAG AAATTATCTACCATGGGTACTTGA
- the LOC131165834 gene encoding uncharacterized protein LOC131165834 isoform X1 gives MATFAPVSPWIPEDDLLLKNAVEAGASLEALAKGAVRFSRRFTLQELQDRWYSLLYDPDISAEASAHMVGFDLSAANPFFKSNVSGKSREGAEISKKRKIESVRNQYYAMRKKIHRKIFNSTELGFLPAPNIHDCISDIDGCAECVPLDTHPPVGTCSLEDHISNHYGMQETGPDFLHHPLPQISGDLTVATSINVAANEMHSEQDNTSNGILRRDCLFEFPEDISSLPLKEPVGNDGGHSFDQKSAYKRVPNIIEDNLIEFRKCSIAEEIGHSQALPDRNLFKMDDSGEKPSSSLHSINENMGKSCCGYERSDQFSSPVSDGMPLWKTMEDVSAPVMPINARLRDKAADKEGTFTLSGEDDGKNIHLSGDKIIQPGTMLGDGRNGVGLNSSTAILDSDFGDLPESLLNFENGDDPLLIELNGKDKTNDSFLLCSPNNAHEGDIPDVSEHKAFAVLNSSFPIRGDACPTDSIADVSFPPSRDQLNCYSSVVNVSPSTFVPDSHSPELHDGVIHCTLNSEDPDIPCNDGIFLPAQVTASFASSMTQPTTSASNRKDVGHGEVLKKERENPAQSCRDSQKAGPSALPDIGPDHLHGSEVRYGLSTHSDLAMGSRYAKNNHRDPIKYSATQATQKSTTCGGLETIKESFEEMAAPAAIREHLLLHPESVSSKMAFPEPEVNPLMSDQEEYESDGDIPYFSDIEAMILDMDLGPYEQDPSISREVARFHEEDARRMVMRLEQCAHSSLQRAIASQGAFAVLYGRHVKHYIKKAEVTLGRATGEIDVDIDLGREGRANKISRRQAIIKLDRDGSFLLKNLGKSSIFVNGKEVGSGQLLILCSNCLIEIRGLSFVFEMNHKSVRRYLANMDKKSQEKNANFEGLPEAEA, from the exons ATGGCGACCTTCGCTCCGGTTTCTCCGTGGATTCCCGAAGACGACCTCCTATTGAAGAATGCCGTCGAG GCCGGTGCTTCCTTGGAAGCGCTTGCAAAAGGTGCAGTTCGATTTTCACGCAGATTCACTCTTCAAGAACTACAAGATCGATGGTATTCTCTCCTCTATGATCCTGACATTTCTGCTGAAGCCTCTGCCCACATGGTTGGGTTTGACCTTTCTGCAGCTAATCCATTTTTTAAGTCTAATGTATCTGGAAAATCTAGAGAAGGTGCAGAGATCtctaagaaaagaaaaattgaaagtgTTCGCAATCAGTATTATGCCATGAGGAAGAAAATTCACCGCAAGATTTTTAACTCTACTGAACTAGGTTTTCTTCCTGCGCCAAATATTCATGACTGCATTAGTGATATAGATGGTTGTGCAGAGTGTGTACCATTGGATACCCATCCTCCAGTTGGAACTTGTTCACTTGAAGATCATATCTCAAACCATTATGGAATGCAGGAGACAGGTCCTGATTTCCTGCATCATCCTCTTCCACAGATCAGTGGGGACCTTACTGTTGCAACTTCTATTAATGTTGCTGCCAATGAAATGCATTCTGAACAAGATAATACTTCAAATGGAATCTTGAGGAGGGATTGTTTATTTGAATTTCCTGAAGATATTTCATCCTTGCCACTCAAAGAACCAGTAGGAAATGATGGCGGGCATTCTTTTGACCAGAAAAGTGCTTATAAAAGAGTTCCTAATATCATAGAAGATAATTTAATAGAATTTAGAAAATGCTCCATTGCTGAGGAAATTGGACACTCACAAGCACTGCCTGATAGAAACCTGTTCAAAATGGATGATTCTGGGGAAAAACCATCGTCTTCTTTGCATTCAATAAATGAAAACATGGGAAAATCTTGCTGTGGATATGAAAGGAGTGATCAGTTCAGTTCCCCTGTTTCAGACGGCATGCCTCTTTGGAAAACTATGGAGGATGTGTCGGCACCTGTTATGCCAATCAATGCCCGGCTCAGAGATAAAGCTGCAGACAAGGAAGGAACATTCACACTTTCTGGGGAAGATGATGGTAAGAATATACATTTGTCTGGTGATAAGATTATCCAACCAGGGACCATGTTGGGAGATGGACGTAATGGTGTTGGGTTAAATAGTTCAACTGCTATTTTAGACAGTGATTTTGGAGATCTTCCAGAGTCCCTCTTGAACTTTGAGAATGGGGATGATCCTCTCTTGATTGAGttaaatgggaaagacaagaCGAATGATTCATTTCTGTTGTGTTCTCCTAACAATGCTCATGAAGGTGATATACCTGATGTTAGTGAACATAAGGCATTTGCAGTGTTAAATTCGTCTTTTCCAATTCGTGGTGATGCATGTCCCACGGATTCTATTGCTGACGTGTCATTTCCACCTTCTCGTGATCAGCTTAATTGTTATAGTTCAGTAGTTAATGTTTCACCATCTACATTTGTGCCCGATTCTCATTCTCCTGAACTTCATGATGGAGTTATTCACTGCACATTGAACTCAGAGGACCCTGACATCCCATGCAATGATGGTATTTTCTTACCTGCACAGGTAACTGCATCCTTTGCTTCTTCCATGACACAACCAACAACGTCTGCTTCTAATAGAAAAGATGTGGGGCATGGTGAAGTCttgaaaaaagaaagagaaaatccTGCTCAGTCTTGTAGGGATTCACAAAAGGCAGGACCTAGTGCCCTGCCAGACATTGGTCCCGACCACCTACATGGTTCTGAAGTCAGGTATGGCTTGTCTACTCATAGTGACCTGGCTATGGGCTCCAGATATGCAAAAAACAACCATAGAGATCCAATTAAATACAGTGCAACCCAAGCAACTCAAAAATCCACCACATGTGGAGGTCTGGAGACTATTAAAGAAAGTTTTGAG GAAATGGCTGCGCCGGCTGCAATTAGGGAACATCTTCTATTACATCCAGAATCAGTTTCCAGCAAGATGGCTTTTCCAGAACCAGAAGTAAACCCCTTGATGTCGGATCAGGAAGAATATGAGAGTGATGGTGACATTCCTTATTTCTCTGATATCGAAGCTATG ATTCTTGACATGGATTTAGGTCCGTATGAGCAAGACCCGAGTATTTCTAGGGAAG TTGCAAGGTTTCATGAAGAAGATGCTAGGAGAATGGTCATGAGGCTAGAACAGTGTGCTCATTCTTCTTTGCAAAGAGCAATTGCATCTCAAGGTGCATTTGCCGTCTTATATGGTCGCCATGTAAAGCATTATATTAAGAAAGCTGAG GTCACTCTCGGCAGAGCAACAGGTGAGATTGATGTTGATATTGACCTGGGACGAGAAGGCCGCGCGAACAAAATTTCTAGACGGCAG GCGATTATCAAATTGGACAGAGATGGGTCTTTCTTGTTGAAAAACCTTGGGAAGAGTTCAATCTTTGTGAATGGTAAAGAAGTTGGTTCCGGACAGCTGCTGATTCTCTGCTCAAATTGTTTGATTGAG ATAAGGGGATTGAGTTTTGTATTTGAAATGAATCACAAATCCGTGCGGCGTTATCTAGCGAACATGGATAAAAAAAGCCAAGAAAAGAATGCAAATTTTGAAGGGTTGCCTGAGGCTGAGGCTTAA
- the LOC131165834 gene encoding uncharacterized protein LOC131165834 isoform X4: MATFAPVSPWIPEDDLLLKNAVEAGASLEALAKGAVRFSRRFTLQELQDRWYSLLYDPDISAEASAHMVGFDLSAANPFFKSNVSGKSREGAEISKKRKIESVRNQYYAMRKKIHRKIFNSTELGFLPAPNIHDCISDIDGCAECVPLDTHPPVGTCSLEDHISNHYGMQETGPDFLHHPLPQISGDLTVATSINVAANEMHSEQDNTSNGILRRDCLFEFPEDISSLPLKEPVGNDGGHSFDQKSAYKRVPNIIEDNLIEFRKCSIAEEIGHSQALPDRNLFKMDDSGEKPSSSLHSINENMGKSCCGYERSDQFSSPVSDGMPLWKTMEDVSAPVMPINARLRDKAADKEGTFTLSGEDDGKNIHLSGDKIIQPGTMLGDGRNGVGLNSSTAILDSDFGDLPESLLNFENGDDPLLIELNGKDKTNDSFLLCSPNNAHEGDIPDVSEHKAFAVLNSSFPIRGDACPTDSIADVSFPPSRDQLNCYSSVVNVSPSTFVPDSHSPELHDGVIHCTLNSEDPDIPCNDGIFLPAQVTASFASSMTQPTTSASNRKDVGHGEVLKKERENPAQSCRDSQKAGPSALPDIGPDHLHGSEVRYGLSTHSDLAMGSRYAKNNHRDPIKYSATQATQKSTTCGGLETIKESFEEMAAPAAIREHLLLHPESVSSKMAFPEPEVNPLMSDQEEYESDGDIPYFSDIEAMILDMDLGPYEQDPSISREVARFHEEDARRMVMRLEQCAHSSLQRAIASQGAFAVLYGRHVKHYIKKAEVTLGRATGEIDVDIDLGREGRANKISRRQAIIKLDRDGSFLLKNLGKSSIFVNGKEVGSGQLLILCSNCLIEYN; the protein is encoded by the exons ATGGCGACCTTCGCTCCGGTTTCTCCGTGGATTCCCGAAGACGACCTCCTATTGAAGAATGCCGTCGAG GCCGGTGCTTCCTTGGAAGCGCTTGCAAAAGGTGCAGTTCGATTTTCACGCAGATTCACTCTTCAAGAACTACAAGATCGATGGTATTCTCTCCTCTATGATCCTGACATTTCTGCTGAAGCCTCTGCCCACATGGTTGGGTTTGACCTTTCTGCAGCTAATCCATTTTTTAAGTCTAATGTATCTGGAAAATCTAGAGAAGGTGCAGAGATCtctaagaaaagaaaaattgaaagtgTTCGCAATCAGTATTATGCCATGAGGAAGAAAATTCACCGCAAGATTTTTAACTCTACTGAACTAGGTTTTCTTCCTGCGCCAAATATTCATGACTGCATTAGTGATATAGATGGTTGTGCAGAGTGTGTACCATTGGATACCCATCCTCCAGTTGGAACTTGTTCACTTGAAGATCATATCTCAAACCATTATGGAATGCAGGAGACAGGTCCTGATTTCCTGCATCATCCTCTTCCACAGATCAGTGGGGACCTTACTGTTGCAACTTCTATTAATGTTGCTGCCAATGAAATGCATTCTGAACAAGATAATACTTCAAATGGAATCTTGAGGAGGGATTGTTTATTTGAATTTCCTGAAGATATTTCATCCTTGCCACTCAAAGAACCAGTAGGAAATGATGGCGGGCATTCTTTTGACCAGAAAAGTGCTTATAAAAGAGTTCCTAATATCATAGAAGATAATTTAATAGAATTTAGAAAATGCTCCATTGCTGAGGAAATTGGACACTCACAAGCACTGCCTGATAGAAACCTGTTCAAAATGGATGATTCTGGGGAAAAACCATCGTCTTCTTTGCATTCAATAAATGAAAACATGGGAAAATCTTGCTGTGGATATGAAAGGAGTGATCAGTTCAGTTCCCCTGTTTCAGACGGCATGCCTCTTTGGAAAACTATGGAGGATGTGTCGGCACCTGTTATGCCAATCAATGCCCGGCTCAGAGATAAAGCTGCAGACAAGGAAGGAACATTCACACTTTCTGGGGAAGATGATGGTAAGAATATACATTTGTCTGGTGATAAGATTATCCAACCAGGGACCATGTTGGGAGATGGACGTAATGGTGTTGGGTTAAATAGTTCAACTGCTATTTTAGACAGTGATTTTGGAGATCTTCCAGAGTCCCTCTTGAACTTTGAGAATGGGGATGATCCTCTCTTGATTGAGttaaatgggaaagacaagaCGAATGATTCATTTCTGTTGTGTTCTCCTAACAATGCTCATGAAGGTGATATACCTGATGTTAGTGAACATAAGGCATTTGCAGTGTTAAATTCGTCTTTTCCAATTCGTGGTGATGCATGTCCCACGGATTCTATTGCTGACGTGTCATTTCCACCTTCTCGTGATCAGCTTAATTGTTATAGTTCAGTAGTTAATGTTTCACCATCTACATTTGTGCCCGATTCTCATTCTCCTGAACTTCATGATGGAGTTATTCACTGCACATTGAACTCAGAGGACCCTGACATCCCATGCAATGATGGTATTTTCTTACCTGCACAGGTAACTGCATCCTTTGCTTCTTCCATGACACAACCAACAACGTCTGCTTCTAATAGAAAAGATGTGGGGCATGGTGAAGTCttgaaaaaagaaagagaaaatccTGCTCAGTCTTGTAGGGATTCACAAAAGGCAGGACCTAGTGCCCTGCCAGACATTGGTCCCGACCACCTACATGGTTCTGAAGTCAGGTATGGCTTGTCTACTCATAGTGACCTGGCTATGGGCTCCAGATATGCAAAAAACAACCATAGAGATCCAATTAAATACAGTGCAACCCAAGCAACTCAAAAATCCACCACATGTGGAGGTCTGGAGACTATTAAAGAAAGTTTTGAG GAAATGGCTGCGCCGGCTGCAATTAGGGAACATCTTCTATTACATCCAGAATCAGTTTCCAGCAAGATGGCTTTTCCAGAACCAGAAGTAAACCCCTTGATGTCGGATCAGGAAGAATATGAGAGTGATGGTGACATTCCTTATTTCTCTGATATCGAAGCTATG ATTCTTGACATGGATTTAGGTCCGTATGAGCAAGACCCGAGTATTTCTAGGGAAG TTGCAAGGTTTCATGAAGAAGATGCTAGGAGAATGGTCATGAGGCTAGAACAGTGTGCTCATTCTTCTTTGCAAAGAGCAATTGCATCTCAAGGTGCATTTGCCGTCTTATATGGTCGCCATGTAAAGCATTATATTAAGAAAGCTGAG GTCACTCTCGGCAGAGCAACAGGTGAGATTGATGTTGATATTGACCTGGGACGAGAAGGCCGCGCGAACAAAATTTCTAGACGGCAG GCGATTATCAAATTGGACAGAGATGGGTCTTTCTTGTTGAAAAACCTTGGGAAGAGTTCAATCTTTGTGAATGGTAAAGAAGTTGGTTCCGGACAGCTGCTGATTCTCTGCTCAAATTGTTTGATTGAG tacaattga
- the LOC131165834 gene encoding uncharacterized protein LOC131165834 isoform X2: protein MATFAPVSPWIPEDDLLLKNAVEAGASLEALAKGAVRFSRRFTLQELQDRWYSLLYDPDISAEASAHMVGFDLSAANPFFKSNVSGKSREGAEISKKRKIESVRNQYYAMRKKIHRKIFNSTELGFLPAPNIHDCISDIDGCAECVPLDTHPPVGTCSLEDHISNHYGMQETGPDFLHHPLPQISGDLTVATSINVAANEMHSEQDNTSNGILRRDCLFEFPEDISSLPLKEPVGNDGGHSFDQKSAYKRVPNIIEDNLIEFRKCSIAEEIGHSQALPDRNLFKMDDSGEKPSSSLHSINENMGKSCCGYERSDQFSSPVSDGMPLWKTMEDVSAPVMPINARLRDKAADKEGTFTLSGEDDGKNIHLSGDKIIQPGTMLGDGRNGVGLNSSTAILDSDFGDLPESLLNFENGDDPLLIELNGKDKTNDSFLLCSPNNAHEGDIPDVSEHKAFAVLNSSFPIRGDACPTDSIADVSFPPSRDQLNCYSSVVNVSPSTFVPDSHSPELHDGVIHCTLNSEDPDIPCNDGIFLPAQVTASFASSMTQPTTSASNRKDVGHGEVLKKERENPAQSCRDSQKAGPSALPDIGPDHLHGSEVRYGLSTHSDLAMGSRYAKNNHRDPIKYSATQATQKSTTCGGLETIKESFEEMAAPAAIREHLLLHPESVSSKMAFPEPEVNPLMSDQEEYESDGDIPYFSDIEAMILDMDLGPYEQDPSISREVARFHEEDARRMVMRLEQCAHSSLQRAIASQGAFAVLYGRHVKHYIKKAEVTLGRATGEIDVDIDLGREGRANKISRRQAIIKLDRDGSFLLKNLGKSSIFVNGKEVGSGQLLILCSNCLIEGKHGEENKEAKLQEETVDDFFNDYIDSLTSGRNR, encoded by the exons ATGGCGACCTTCGCTCCGGTTTCTCCGTGGATTCCCGAAGACGACCTCCTATTGAAGAATGCCGTCGAG GCCGGTGCTTCCTTGGAAGCGCTTGCAAAAGGTGCAGTTCGATTTTCACGCAGATTCACTCTTCAAGAACTACAAGATCGATGGTATTCTCTCCTCTATGATCCTGACATTTCTGCTGAAGCCTCTGCCCACATGGTTGGGTTTGACCTTTCTGCAGCTAATCCATTTTTTAAGTCTAATGTATCTGGAAAATCTAGAGAAGGTGCAGAGATCtctaagaaaagaaaaattgaaagtgTTCGCAATCAGTATTATGCCATGAGGAAGAAAATTCACCGCAAGATTTTTAACTCTACTGAACTAGGTTTTCTTCCTGCGCCAAATATTCATGACTGCATTAGTGATATAGATGGTTGTGCAGAGTGTGTACCATTGGATACCCATCCTCCAGTTGGAACTTGTTCACTTGAAGATCATATCTCAAACCATTATGGAATGCAGGAGACAGGTCCTGATTTCCTGCATCATCCTCTTCCACAGATCAGTGGGGACCTTACTGTTGCAACTTCTATTAATGTTGCTGCCAATGAAATGCATTCTGAACAAGATAATACTTCAAATGGAATCTTGAGGAGGGATTGTTTATTTGAATTTCCTGAAGATATTTCATCCTTGCCACTCAAAGAACCAGTAGGAAATGATGGCGGGCATTCTTTTGACCAGAAAAGTGCTTATAAAAGAGTTCCTAATATCATAGAAGATAATTTAATAGAATTTAGAAAATGCTCCATTGCTGAGGAAATTGGACACTCACAAGCACTGCCTGATAGAAACCTGTTCAAAATGGATGATTCTGGGGAAAAACCATCGTCTTCTTTGCATTCAATAAATGAAAACATGGGAAAATCTTGCTGTGGATATGAAAGGAGTGATCAGTTCAGTTCCCCTGTTTCAGACGGCATGCCTCTTTGGAAAACTATGGAGGATGTGTCGGCACCTGTTATGCCAATCAATGCCCGGCTCAGAGATAAAGCTGCAGACAAGGAAGGAACATTCACACTTTCTGGGGAAGATGATGGTAAGAATATACATTTGTCTGGTGATAAGATTATCCAACCAGGGACCATGTTGGGAGATGGACGTAATGGTGTTGGGTTAAATAGTTCAACTGCTATTTTAGACAGTGATTTTGGAGATCTTCCAGAGTCCCTCTTGAACTTTGAGAATGGGGATGATCCTCTCTTGATTGAGttaaatgggaaagacaagaCGAATGATTCATTTCTGTTGTGTTCTCCTAACAATGCTCATGAAGGTGATATACCTGATGTTAGTGAACATAAGGCATTTGCAGTGTTAAATTCGTCTTTTCCAATTCGTGGTGATGCATGTCCCACGGATTCTATTGCTGACGTGTCATTTCCACCTTCTCGTGATCAGCTTAATTGTTATAGTTCAGTAGTTAATGTTTCACCATCTACATTTGTGCCCGATTCTCATTCTCCTGAACTTCATGATGGAGTTATTCACTGCACATTGAACTCAGAGGACCCTGACATCCCATGCAATGATGGTATTTTCTTACCTGCACAGGTAACTGCATCCTTTGCTTCTTCCATGACACAACCAACAACGTCTGCTTCTAATAGAAAAGATGTGGGGCATGGTGAAGTCttgaaaaaagaaagagaaaatccTGCTCAGTCTTGTAGGGATTCACAAAAGGCAGGACCTAGTGCCCTGCCAGACATTGGTCCCGACCACCTACATGGTTCTGAAGTCAGGTATGGCTTGTCTACTCATAGTGACCTGGCTATGGGCTCCAGATATGCAAAAAACAACCATAGAGATCCAATTAAATACAGTGCAACCCAAGCAACTCAAAAATCCACCACATGTGGAGGTCTGGAGACTATTAAAGAAAGTTTTGAG GAAATGGCTGCGCCGGCTGCAATTAGGGAACATCTTCTATTACATCCAGAATCAGTTTCCAGCAAGATGGCTTTTCCAGAACCAGAAGTAAACCCCTTGATGTCGGATCAGGAAGAATATGAGAGTGATGGTGACATTCCTTATTTCTCTGATATCGAAGCTATG ATTCTTGACATGGATTTAGGTCCGTATGAGCAAGACCCGAGTATTTCTAGGGAAG TTGCAAGGTTTCATGAAGAAGATGCTAGGAGAATGGTCATGAGGCTAGAACAGTGTGCTCATTCTTCTTTGCAAAGAGCAATTGCATCTCAAGGTGCATTTGCCGTCTTATATGGTCGCCATGTAAAGCATTATATTAAGAAAGCTGAG GTCACTCTCGGCAGAGCAACAGGTGAGATTGATGTTGATATTGACCTGGGACGAGAAGGCCGCGCGAACAAAATTTCTAGACGGCAG GCGATTATCAAATTGGACAGAGATGGGTCTTTCTTGTTGAAAAACCTTGGGAAGAGTTCAATCTTTGTGAATGGTAAAGAAGTTGGTTCCGGACAGCTGCTGATTCTCTGCTCAAATTGTTTGATTGAG GGAAAGCACGGTGAGGAAAACAAGGAAGCTAAGCTGCAAGAAGAAACAGTCGACGATTTTTTCAACGATTACATCGATAGTTTAACCTCGGGaagaaatcgttga